AGGCGCCCAGGACGAAAAGGAAGCCGAGTGTCAGAGCGATGGCCGTTGTCACGGCAGCATCCAATGGCATGAAGAAGAACGGCAGGAGCGGAACGAATGCTGCCAGAAGCGGCGAGACCCCATGGACGATTGCACTGACGGATATGCTCACCCTCATCGCCTCCACCCTTGCCCCTTCGACGGGTCTGAGCATCGCCTTCTCCAGATGCTGGTGGCATAGAAGATGTTCCACCCTTTCAGCCTCGTACGCTCCAACGGTGCTGGATACCGCAAGTGCGATGCCGCCTGCGAAGCCTGCAGCGAGTATGAGTTGCTTCGCCAGTTCTGGATGGGCATGTCCTTCGGCGACGTATGCCCCTAGTATGACGCCAAGGATCGTGAGCGCACCATCGAAGGCGCCGATGACGAAATACCTCCTGGCAATGGAACCCGACTTCGTCAGATTGAGATTGAACCTGAGCTTCTTCATGCGTTCTGAGAACCGTGACATCTGGTCTTCACTCTTTTTCCATGGTCTCCCTGACCATGGCTACTATCTTGTCCAGGGCGGATTCAAGCTTCGAAGCATCAGGACCTCCTCCTTGAGCGAAGTCCGGTTTGCCTCCTCCTGAACCGCCAACGAGAGCCATGCCTTCCCTGATGAGTGGCCTGCAATCCAGTTGCACATCAGCGCTCCTCGCAACGACGATCTTCGCCCCCTGCTCGTCCGACCCAAGGACCGCGACCGTTTTGGGCATACCTATGAGTTCCTTGGCCATGTTCACGAGGTGCTTCATGTCCTCCGACTCGACGTATCGAACGACCCTGACACCTTTGATATGAACGGCTTTCTGGATGAGCTCATCGACAGTCTCCCCGACCCTGCCCTTCTTGATCGCCTCTAGCTCCTTCACGAGGTCCTTCTTGTCCATCATCAGCCTTTCGACGGCCTCGTTGATCTTCTCGGGTGTGGTGTTGAGCTTCGCGCTTGCATCCGTGACCGCGTTCCAGAGGCTCATCATCTGCTCGACGGCTGCCATGCCCGAGACGAATTCAAGCCTCACAACTCCGTCCTGTATGCGCTTAGTCTTCAGGATCTTGATCGCGCCGACCTCAAGCGTGTTCTTGCAGTGGATGCCGCCGCACGCCTCTACGTCGAAGTCGCCTATCCTTATGACTCGGATGTCCTTCCCAGGGACCGCCCCTCCCTGGTACAGCCTGAAGCCATATCGCTTCTCAGCCACGTTCCTCTCCATGAACGAGCTCTGAACCTTGGT
The Candidatus Thermoplasmatota archaeon genome window above contains:
- a CDS encoding VIT1/CCC1 transporter family protein → MKKLRFNLNLTKSGSIARRYFVIGAFDGALTILGVILGAYVAEGHAHPELAKQLILAAGFAGGIALAVSSTVGAYEAERVEHLLCHQHLEKAMLRPVEGARVEAMRVSISVSAIVHGVSPLLAAFVPLLPFFFMPLDAAVTTAIALTLGFLFVLGAYLGSLIKEMIVYTGLRFVIAGLATAIVLILVGTP